In Chitinophaga sp. HK235, a single window of DNA contains:
- a CDS encoding response regulator transcription factor, whose translation MNMQTQVNKNPRILLAEDDKALGEIVKRNLESIGYQVEHCVDGEDAWAEFQKKRYDLLLLDIVMPKKNGFQLAKEVRSKNTLVPIFFLSAEKTMDADRLDGFRLGADGYIVKPFSLLELQRRVKAFLKWTRPPKSELLIGHVVGEHTFNYRKMKVYPKDNQTAYVATFSPTEAKLLRYFLNRPNIIIKKDELLMKLWGRDDVTSSRSMDVFIGKIRKQIKLEPRLTLETIFNVGMRLNVPKDFTLQKITIPLSNTAIQ comes from the coding sequence ATGAACATGCAAACCCAAGTGAATAAGAACCCCCGTATTCTGCTTGCGGAAGATGATAAGGCACTCGGCGAAATCGTCAAAAGAAACCTGGAAAGTATTGGTTACCAGGTTGAGCATTGTGTGGACGGTGAAGATGCCTGGGCAGAATTTCAAAAGAAACGCTACGATTTATTGTTACTGGATATCGTGATGCCGAAGAAAAACGGCTTTCAGCTGGCCAAGGAAGTACGCAGCAAAAACACGCTGGTACCCATTTTTTTCCTGTCAGCTGAAAAAACCATGGACGCCGACCGCCTGGACGGCTTCCGACTAGGGGCAGACGGGTATATCGTAAAACCATTCAGCCTGCTGGAGTTGCAAAGAAGGGTCAAGGCATTCCTGAAATGGACCCGCCCCCCCAAATCAGAACTCCTCATCGGGCATGTGGTAGGTGAACATACCTTCAACTACCGCAAAATGAAAGTATATCCCAAAGACAACCAGACTGCATATGTCGCTACTTTCTCCCCCACAGAAGCCAAGCTGCTGCGCTATTTCCTCAACCGCCCCAATATCATCATCAAAAAAGATGAACTGCTGATGAAACTCTGGGGACGCGACGATGTCACCTCCAGCCGCAGCATGGATGTCTTTATCGGCAAAATCCGCAAACAGATAAAGCTGGAACCCAGACTTACCCTGGAAACCATCTTTAACGTAGGCATGCGCCTCAATGTCCCGAAAGATTTCACACTGCAGAAAATTACCATTCCACTGAGCAATACAGCTATCCAATAA
- a CDS encoding bifunctional (p)ppGpp synthetase/guanosine-3',5'-bis(diphosphate) 3'-pyrophosphohydrolase — METAAVQKYNLDEEQEKKEIVRHYRALLRALKPRLKKGDRELVRTAFEMAADAHKEMRRKSGEPYILHPLAVAQICVEEIGLGVRSAICALLHDTVEDTEVTLEDVSREFGNEIAHIVDGLTKISTVIDSNTSTAQAENFKKILLTLADDPRVILIKLADRLHNMRTLDSMSREKQLKIASETVFIYAPLAHRLGLYNIKSEMEDLAMKYTEQQTYREIAKRLKETKRERTRYINEFIKPIKEVLQEEGFTFEIYGRPKSIHSIHNKIKTKGVAFEEVYDLFAIRIILDSPLDKEKADCWKVYSIITDFYHPSPERTRDWLSNPKSNGYEALHVTVMGPNGKWVEVQIRSKRMNDYAEKGVAAHWRYKEGAQNPQQESKFDQWFTQIREILNNPDSNTLDFLADFKSNLFTEEIYVYTPKGDLKILPVNSTALDFAYAIHSAVGNKCIGAKVNYKLVPLSHKLRSGDQVEIITSNKQKPSEDWLNFVLTAKAKSKIKDALKEEKRKVAMDGKAALERKLDHMKITASQHNINELVQFYKQPSPLDLYYQIAVKNIDLKELKQFSLLGDKLEQPKPAKQQEHQPEEHVKHQLPSKKDAELIIFGESSDKIAYKLANCCRPIPGDDVFGFITASEGLKIHRTNCPNAAQLLANYGHRVVKTKWVKNREISFLTGLRIIGMDDVGVIHKITNIISGELKINISALSIESKEGLFEGLIKVYVHDKEELDELVERLKKLDGIQSVQRLEESQL, encoded by the coding sequence ATGGAAACAGCGGCAGTTCAAAAATATAACCTCGACGAAGAGCAGGAAAAAAAAGAAATCGTCCGGCATTACCGCGCTTTATTAAGAGCGCTAAAACCCCGTTTGAAAAAAGGCGACCGGGAGCTGGTACGTACTGCTTTTGAAATGGCAGCGGACGCACATAAGGAAATGCGCCGGAAATCAGGCGAACCTTATATCCTGCATCCGCTGGCAGTAGCACAGATATGTGTGGAAGAAATAGGGCTGGGCGTACGCTCGGCTATATGTGCCTTGTTGCACGATACGGTGGAAGATACAGAAGTGACGCTGGAAGATGTGTCCCGCGAATTTGGTAACGAAATAGCCCATATCGTGGACGGCCTTACCAAAATATCCACCGTCATCGACTCTAATACCAGCACAGCACAGGCTGAAAACTTCAAGAAAATACTGCTCACCCTGGCAGATGATCCCCGGGTAATACTCATTAAGCTGGCAGACAGGCTGCATAACATGCGTACCCTCGACAGCATGAGCCGGGAGAAACAGCTGAAAATAGCCTCCGAAACGGTGTTCATCTACGCGCCGTTGGCCCACCGCCTGGGACTTTATAATATCAAGTCCGAGATGGAAGACCTGGCGATGAAATACACGGAACAACAAACCTACCGTGAAATCGCCAAACGTCTTAAGGAGACCAAACGCGAGCGTACCCGTTATATCAATGAGTTTATCAAACCCATCAAGGAGGTATTACAGGAAGAAGGTTTCACTTTCGAAATCTACGGTCGCCCTAAATCGATCCACTCCATCCACAATAAGATCAAAACAAAAGGCGTAGCCTTTGAAGAAGTATATGACCTCTTTGCCATCCGTATCATCCTGGATTCACCCCTGGACAAGGAAAAGGCAGATTGCTGGAAGGTGTATTCCATCATCACCGACTTCTATCACCCCAGCCCCGAACGTACCCGCGACTGGCTCAGTAACCCCAAATCCAATGGGTACGAAGCCCTGCACGTGACTGTAATGGGCCCCAATGGTAAATGGGTGGAAGTACAGATACGCTCCAAACGTATGAACGACTACGCCGAAAAAGGGGTGGCCGCTCACTGGCGCTATAAGGAAGGTGCCCAGAACCCGCAACAGGAGTCTAAATTTGATCAGTGGTTTACCCAGATAAGGGAAATCCTCAACAACCCGGATTCCAATACACTGGACTTCCTGGCCGATTTTAAAAGCAACCTCTTCACTGAAGAGATCTATGTATATACGCCAAAAGGCGACCTGAAAATATTACCGGTCAACTCCACCGCGCTGGACTTTGCCTATGCCATCCACAGTGCTGTAGGTAACAAGTGTATCGGTGCTAAAGTCAACTACAAGCTGGTACCACTCAGCCATAAGCTGCGCAGCGGAGACCAGGTGGAAATCATTACTTCCAACAAACAGAAACCGTCGGAAGACTGGCTCAACTTTGTACTGACAGCGAAAGCCAAGTCCAAAATCAAGGACGCGCTGAAGGAAGAAAAAAGGAAAGTGGCCATGGATGGTAAAGCTGCGCTGGAACGCAAGCTGGACCATATGAAAATCACTGCCAGTCAGCACAATATCAACGAGCTGGTCCAGTTCTATAAACAGCCGTCACCACTGGACCTCTACTACCAGATCGCGGTTAAGAACATCGACCTGAAAGAGCTGAAACAGTTTTCCCTCCTGGGCGACAAGCTGGAACAGCCCAAACCGGCCAAACAACAGGAACATCAGCCGGAAGAACATGTCAAACATCAGCTGCCTTCCAAAAAAGATGCAGAGCTGATCATCTTCGGGGAAAGTTCTGATAAGATTGCCTACAAGCTGGCCAACTGCTGCCGTCCTATTCCGGGCGATGACGTGTTTGGCTTTATCACAGCCAGTGAAGGCCTCAAGATTCACCGTACCAATTGCCCCAATGCTGCCCAGCTGCTGGCCAACTACGGCCACAGGGTGGTAAAAACCAAATGGGTTAAAAACAGGGAGATCTCCTTCCTGACCGGTTTACGGATCATCGGAATGGATGATGTGGGTGTTATCCACAAAATCACCAATATCATCTCCGGTGAACTGAAAATTAATATCTCTGCCCTCAGTATTGAGTCTAAAGAGGGCCTTTTTGAGGGGCTGATCAAAGTATATGTACATGATAAGGAAGAGCTGGATGAGTTGGTAGAACGGCTTAAAAAGCTGGATGGCATACAATCTGTACAACGACTGGAAGAATCGCAATTATAA
- a CDS encoding adenylosuccinate synthase yields MVDVLLGLQWGDEGKGKIVDYFAGKYDVIARFQGGPNAGHTLYVNGQKVVLRTIPSGVFHDKTINLIGNGVVLDPVAFKKESEDIAALGIDLTKNLFIAEKTHIIVPTHRALDKASEISKGSEKIGSTLKGIGPAYMDKTGRNGLRVGDVISPDFKELYEKLKQKHLQMLSQYQVEGLAEDIAVWEKEFFEAIPFLQKMNIVSGEYFLNDQLKAGKKVLAEGAQGSMLDVDFGTYPFVTSSNTISAGVCTGLGIAPKWIREVIGVTKAYCTRVGSGPFPTELHDATGEKLRTAGHEFGAVTGRPRRCGWIDLVALNYTCMLSGVTQLVMTKSDVLDEFDEVLACTAYDIDGQQTKQLPFQLNGLDIKPVWESFNGWSDKTATCKQFNELPVEMKAFVEAVDKYLGVPVKYVSNGPGRDQILER; encoded by the coding sequence ATGGTAGACGTTTTGTTAGGCCTGCAATGGGGCGACGAAGGCAAAGGTAAAATTGTGGACTATTTTGCCGGCAAGTACGACGTAATCGCTCGTTTTCAGGGTGGACCGAATGCTGGTCATACGCTCTATGTAAACGGTCAGAAAGTAGTTTTACGCACTATCCCTTCCGGTGTGTTCCATGATAAGACCATTAACCTCATTGGCAACGGTGTGGTGCTGGATCCTGTCGCTTTCAAAAAAGAGAGTGAAGATATCGCTGCGCTGGGCATTGACCTGACAAAAAACCTTTTTATTGCGGAAAAAACACATATCATTGTTCCTACGCACCGTGCGCTGGACAAGGCTTCCGAGATATCCAAAGGTTCCGAAAAGATCGGTTCTACTCTGAAAGGTATCGGTCCTGCATATATGGATAAAACAGGCAGAAACGGCCTGCGTGTGGGCGATGTAATCTCTCCAGATTTCAAGGAACTGTACGAAAAACTGAAGCAGAAACACCTGCAGATGCTGTCTCAGTATCAGGTAGAAGGACTGGCAGAAGATATTGCAGTGTGGGAAAAAGAGTTTTTCGAAGCCATTCCATTCCTGCAGAAAATGAATATTGTGAGTGGTGAATATTTCCTGAATGACCAGCTGAAAGCCGGTAAAAAAGTGCTGGCTGAAGGTGCGCAGGGAAGCATGCTCGATGTTGATTTTGGTACTTATCCGTTTGTTACTTCTTCCAACACGATCTCTGCCGGTGTATGCACTGGCCTGGGGATTGCCCCCAAATGGATCCGCGAAGTAATTGGTGTTACCAAAGCTTACTGCACCCGTGTTGGTAGTGGACCATTCCCAACTGAACTGCATGATGCTACCGGTGAAAAACTGCGTACTGCCGGTCATGAGTTTGGCGCTGTAACGGGCCGTCCCCGCCGCTGTGGCTGGATTGACCTGGTTGCACTGAACTATACCTGCATGCTGAGTGGTGTTACCCAGCTGGTAATGACCAAAAGCGATGTACTGGATGAATTTGATGAAGTGCTGGCTTGCACTGCTTACGATATCGATGGCCAACAAACCAAACAACTGCCTTTCCAACTGAATGGTTTGGACATTAAGCCGGTATGGGAGTCCTTCAATGGATGGAGCGATAAGACTGCTACATGCAAGCAATTCAATGAGTTACCTGTTGAAATGAAAGCTTTTGTAGAAGCAGTAGACAAGTATCTGGGAGTACCCGTGAAATACGTCTCCAACGGGCCGGGACGCGACCAGATTCTTGAGCGCTAA
- a CDS encoding anthranilate synthase component I family protein has product MLNWANQFNICCLLDNNNYPDLHHRFEALLAADVLQSLEVNAGNAFPALEQFYASCQDWLFGHLAYDLKNETAPGLRSDNPDGTGFPDMFFFQPRVVMQLQNNQVHIGGIHFSAADALAIYQDCLRMPVDVVAPAAPQLTPLQARLDHTQYIHAVKGLQAHILRGDCYEVNFCRENFMEDACVYPPALFTQLNALSPAPFAAYYRLHDRYLISSSPERYLQKTGTTVISQPIKGTSRKDPDPVLDLQLQEALRNNPKERAENIMVVDLVRNDLSHTAVRGSVTVKELCGIYSFAQVHQMISTVAAEIAPGTPLTAILKHTFPMGSMTGAPKIRVMQLIEEYEQSRRGLYSGAVGYITPEGDFDFNVVIRSMIYNASRRYLSFQTGSAITFYSNPQLEWEECLLKAAAMVKLLE; this is encoded by the coding sequence ATGTTGAATTGGGCAAACCAGTTCAACATTTGTTGTTTATTGGACAATAATAATTATCCCGACCTTCATCATCGTTTCGAAGCCTTACTGGCAGCCGATGTCCTGCAATCCCTCGAAGTAAATGCCGGCAACGCCTTCCCTGCACTGGAACAGTTTTATGCCTCCTGTCAGGACTGGCTCTTCGGGCACCTGGCCTACGACCTCAAAAACGAAACAGCACCAGGACTCCGGTCTGATAACCCCGACGGCACCGGTTTTCCGGATATGTTCTTTTTTCAGCCAAGGGTTGTGATGCAGCTCCAAAACAACCAGGTTCATATCGGAGGGATCCATTTTTCCGCAGCAGACGCCCTGGCCATATACCAGGACTGTCTTCGTATGCCCGTTGACGTTGTAGCGCCGGCAGCACCCCAGCTCACGCCCCTTCAGGCAAGGCTGGACCACACACAGTATATCCACGCTGTAAAAGGACTGCAGGCACATATCCTGCGCGGTGATTGTTATGAGGTGAACTTCTGCCGGGAGAATTTTATGGAAGATGCCTGCGTATATCCGCCTGCGTTATTTACGCAGTTAAATGCACTTTCGCCGGCTCCCTTTGCGGCTTATTACCGCCTGCATGACCGTTATCTCATCAGCTCCAGCCCGGAGCGTTACCTGCAAAAAACCGGTACCACCGTTATCTCACAGCCTATTAAAGGCACCAGCAGAAAAGATCCGGACCCTGTCCTTGATCTGCAGCTGCAGGAAGCACTGCGCAACAACCCCAAAGAAAGAGCAGAAAACATCATGGTGGTAGACCTGGTACGTAACGACTTGTCGCATACCGCTGTACGTGGCAGCGTTACTGTGAAAGAACTCTGCGGCATCTACTCATTTGCCCAGGTACACCAGATGATATCCACCGTGGCCGCCGAAATAGCCCCTGGTACTCCACTTACAGCCATACTGAAACACACCTTCCCCATGGGCTCCATGACAGGCGCCCCCAAAATAAGGGTGATGCAGCTGATTGAAGAATACGAGCAAAGCCGCCGTGGACTGTATTCCGGAGCGGTAGGATATATTACGCCTGAAGGAGATTTTGATTTTAATGTGGTGATCCGTAGCATGATCTACAATGCCTCCCGCCGCTACCTCTCCTTCCAGACCGGTTCGGCCATTACCTTTTATAGCAATCCGCAACTGGAGTGGGAGGAATGTCTGCTGAAAGCAGCAGCCATGGTAAAACTACTTGAATAG
- a CDS encoding TIGR01777 family oxidoreductase — translation METVMITGGTGLVGTALTRMLLERGYKVIILTRKPEKGPNKAVSYASWDVNAQTLDVDALQQADYIVHLAGANVGEKRWTASRKQEIADSRTQSSELIVKALQTHPNKVKKVISASATGYYGESKDHPFTETDPPATDFLGSTTLAWERSIAPVEGLGKKLVIFRTGIALSREGGALKEFYKPLKFGFATILGSGDQYISWIHIQDLVRLYFNAIVNDQLEGTYNAVAPNPVTHKELILTMAHAAKGRSFVTSYVPAFALKLALGEMSIEVLKSVNVSSRKIQDTGFQFSYPTVKEAMEQLFK, via the coding sequence ATGGAGACCGTTATGATAACCGGCGGCACGGGACTGGTAGGAACGGCATTGACCCGTATGTTACTGGAACGTGGCTATAAAGTGATCATCCTCACCAGAAAACCGGAAAAGGGCCCCAATAAGGCAGTAAGTTACGCCAGCTGGGACGTGAACGCACAAACGCTGGACGTAGATGCCTTGCAACAGGCTGACTATATCGTACACCTGGCAGGTGCCAATGTAGGTGAAAAAAGATGGACCGCTTCGCGGAAACAGGAGATCGCAGACAGCCGTACCCAAAGCAGTGAACTTATAGTCAAAGCCTTACAGACCCACCCCAACAAAGTAAAAAAAGTAATCAGTGCTTCAGCCACCGGTTATTACGGGGAATCGAAAGACCATCCATTTACAGAGACAGACCCACCGGCTACTGACTTTCTGGGCAGTACCACACTGGCCTGGGAAAGAAGCATTGCTCCGGTTGAAGGACTCGGCAAAAAACTGGTCATCTTCCGTACCGGCATTGCATTGAGCAGGGAAGGCGGCGCCTTGAAAGAGTTCTACAAACCGCTGAAGTTCGGCTTTGCCACCATCCTGGGTTCAGGCGATCAGTATATCAGCTGGATTCATATACAGGACCTGGTAAGGCTCTACTTCAACGCTATTGTAAACGACCAACTGGAAGGCACTTATAACGCGGTGGCCCCCAATCCTGTTACACATAAAGAGCTGATACTCACCATGGCTCATGCAGCCAAGGGTCGCAGTTTTGTTACCAGTTATGTACCGGCCTTTGCCCTGAAGCTGGCATTGGGAGAGATGAGTATTGAAGTATTAAAAAGTGTGAACGTGTCTTCGCGCAAGATACAGGATACCGGTTTTCAGTTTTCCTACCCTACCGTAAAAGAAGCCATGGAACAGCTATTCAAGTAG
- the purQ gene encoding phosphoribosylformylglycinamidine synthase subunit PurQ encodes MKFGVVTFPGSNCDHDMIDSLRNDLGQEVIELWHKDKDLSAFSTEDCIILPGGFSYGDYLRCGAIARFSPMMQSVIEFAQKGGRVIGVCNGFQVLCEAGLLPGVLLRNENQQFVCKNVFLKSENNAASLTKDVTGRPLMIPVAHGEGRFYADDATLDELEKNNQILFRYCDEFGNIIDTANPNGAIRNIAGICNKERNVFGMMPHPERATSQGLGNLDGQLIFQSLINNN; translated from the coding sequence ATGAAATTTGGTGTTGTCACCTTTCCGGGTTCTAACTGTGATCACGATATGATTGATTCCCTGCGCAATGATCTGGGGCAGGAAGTAATAGAACTGTGGCATAAGGATAAAGACCTGAGCGCATTCAGCACAGAAGATTGTATTATATTACCAGGTGGTTTTTCCTATGGTGATTACCTGCGTTGCGGCGCTATCGCCAGGTTCAGTCCCATGATGCAGAGTGTGATTGAATTCGCCCAAAAAGGCGGTCGTGTGATTGGTGTATGTAATGGTTTCCAGGTACTGTGCGAGGCCGGACTGCTTCCAGGTGTACTGTTGAGAAATGAAAACCAGCAGTTTGTATGCAAAAACGTTTTCCTGAAAAGCGAAAACAATGCGGCCTCCCTCACAAAAGACGTTACCGGCAGACCACTGATGATCCCGGTGGCACATGGTGAAGGTCGTTTTTATGCAGATGACGCCACGCTGGACGAACTGGAAAAAAACAACCAGATCCTCTTCCGCTACTGCGACGAGTTTGGCAATATTATTGACACCGCTAACCCTAACGGAGCCATCCGTAATATCGCTGGCATTTGTAATAAAGAAAGAAACGTATTTGGAATGATGCCTCACCCGGAAAGAGCTACCAGCCAGGGGCTCGGTAATCTCGACGGACAGCTCATCTTCCAGAGTCTGATCAATAACAACTAG
- a CDS encoding protein-disulfide reductase DsbD domain-containing protein, with product MKKLLTALALFALPILASAQIENPVKWSFTSKKVNATTYEVHATATIENGWHLYAQEAGEGPVPTSFKFTKNPLAATSGKVTEVGKLHKSFDKNFNSELKYYENTVNFVQKVTVKGKAATKVKGSVEFMVCDDHQCLPPKEVEFAVSVGGK from the coding sequence ATGAAAAAATTATTAACAGCACTGGCATTGTTCGCCCTGCCTATTCTGGCAAGCGCTCAGATCGAAAATCCGGTTAAATGGAGCTTTACCTCCAAAAAGGTAAACGCCACCACTTATGAGGTGCATGCAACAGCTACCATTGAAAACGGCTGGCATTTATACGCCCAGGAAGCAGGGGAAGGTCCTGTGCCTACTTCCTTCAAATTCACTAAAAACCCGCTGGCTGCTACCTCCGGTAAAGTGACTGAAGTAGGTAAACTGCACAAATCCTTCGACAAAAACTTCAATTCTGAACTGAAATACTACGAAAACACCGTGAACTTCGTTCAGAAAGTGACCGTAAAAGGTAAAGCAGCTACCAAAGTGAAAGGCTCTGTAGAGTTCATGGTATGCGACGACCATCAGTGTCTGCCTCCTAAAGAAGTGGAATTTGCGGTAAGTGTGGGAGGAAAATAA
- a CDS encoding protein-disulfide reductase DsbD translates to MKHLLSFLIPVFALFAFSANAQEQSPKPVKWEFSAEKKNDQEYVLHAKATIEKGWLLFSTTMGNDDPNTRIVPDSTAKLTLGTVTEQGKLQQRKEPLFDNLDIKYFENEVELVADIKGTPASGKIRGNINYMVLKGEEVLPEETAFDVAVAPAAAAGNTTAAPAAEGAAASGGVAEDDASNKSLLWIFLASFGGGFIALITPCVFSMIPITVSFFTKRSKTRAEGIKNAFTYSLSIIVIYTLLGFLITKVFGASALNSLASNGIANMIFFVIFLLFAFSFLGAFEISLPSSWANVSDSRAGMGSFMGIFFMALTLAIVSFSCTGPILGNLLVLAAKGGNTGPLVGMFGFSLALAIPFSLFALFPSLLNKIGKSGGWLNAVKVTLGFVELALALKFLSNVDMAYHWNLLDREIFLALWIAIFALLTLYLIGKLKFSHDSDVPYLTVTRLCFAIATFTFVVYMVPGMWGAPLKGISGFLPHEGSQDFNLNKSLVDIQASLESGGGGGGNTSNANTIKPKKLVGLLHSEIPGVENVFFDYEEALAAAKAANKPLMLDFTGHTCVNCRKFEKSVLSNPKVMKILRNDFIVASLYTDEKTSLPEAEQYVSKFDGSKIKNVGQKNLDLEATHFKRNSQPYYIPVDLQGNALVNKGYGYDPKEDAEAFIQYLESAKAEFAQRQK, encoded by the coding sequence ATGAAGCATTTGCTTTCATTCCTGATACCGGTTTTTGCTTTGTTTGCCTTCAGCGCAAACGCGCAGGAACAAAGTCCTAAGCCAGTAAAATGGGAATTTTCCGCTGAGAAGAAAAACGACCAGGAATATGTACTCCATGCCAAGGCAACGATAGAAAAGGGATGGCTGCTGTTTTCCACCACCATGGGCAACGACGATCCCAACACCCGCATTGTGCCCGATAGTACCGCCAAACTCACCCTGGGAACTGTTACAGAGCAAGGTAAGCTCCAGCAGCGCAAAGAACCGCTGTTCGACAACCTGGACATCAAATATTTTGAAAATGAAGTGGAACTGGTAGCCGATATCAAAGGCACGCCTGCTTCCGGCAAAATCAGGGGCAATATCAACTATATGGTCCTGAAAGGAGAAGAAGTATTGCCGGAGGAAACAGCTTTTGATGTAGCGGTAGCACCAGCTGCTGCTGCCGGCAATACCACTGCTGCTCCTGCTGCAGAAGGTGCCGCAGCCAGTGGTGGCGTAGCCGAAGATGACGCTTCCAACAAATCCCTGCTGTGGATATTCCTGGCCAGCTTTGGCGGTGGTTTTATCGCGCTGATCACGCCCTGCGTGTTCTCCATGATCCCCATCACCGTAAGCTTCTTTACCAAACGCAGTAAAACAAGGGCTGAAGGCATCAAAAATGCGTTCACCTATTCACTGTCTATCATCGTTATTTATACTTTACTGGGCTTCCTTATCACCAAAGTATTTGGTGCCAGTGCGCTCAACTCCCTCGCCAGCAATGGTATTGCCAACATGATCTTCTTCGTGATCTTCCTGTTGTTTGCCTTTTCTTTCCTGGGAGCTTTTGAGATCTCCCTGCCCAGCTCCTGGGCCAACGTGTCCGACTCCAGGGCAGGTATGGGCAGCTTTATGGGTATTTTCTTTATGGCGCTTACCCTGGCTATCGTATCTTTCTCCTGCACCGGTCCTATTCTGGGTAACCTGCTGGTACTGGCGGCGAAAGGTGGCAACACCGGTCCGCTGGTCGGTATGTTCGGGTTCTCCCTGGCTCTGGCCATTCCGTTCTCTCTGTTCGCGCTGTTCCCCAGCCTGCTGAACAAGATCGGTAAGTCCGGCGGCTGGCTGAATGCGGTGAAAGTAACCCTCGGTTTCGTGGAACTGGCGCTGGCGCTCAAGTTCCTGTCCAACGTAGACATGGCCTACCACTGGAACCTGCTGGACAGGGAAATATTCCTGGCGCTGTGGATCGCCATCTTCGCGTTGCTTACCCTGTATCTGATCGGGAAACTGAAATTCAGCCATGACAGCGATGTACCTTACCTCACTGTAACCCGTCTCTGTTTTGCGATTGCCACCTTTACCTTTGTAGTGTATATGGTTCCTGGTATGTGGGGCGCTCCACTGAAAGGTATCAGCGGATTCCTGCCACACGAAGGATCACAGGACTTCAACCTGAACAAATCTCTGGTAGATATACAAGCCTCCCTGGAAAGCGGTGGCGGCGGTGGTGGAAACACCAGCAATGCCAATACCATCAAGCCTAAAAAGCTGGTTGGTCTGCTGCATTCTGAAATCCCGGGTGTGGAAAACGTATTCTTTGATTACGAAGAAGCGCTGGCAGCAGCCAAAGCGGCCAACAAACCGCTGATGCTCGACTTTACCGGACATACCTGCGTTAACTGCCGTAAGTTCGAAAAATCCGTGCTGTCTAATCCGAAAGTGATGAAGATCCTGCGCAATGATTTTATTGTAGCTTCCCTCTACACCGACGAAAAGACATCCCTGCCTGAAGCAGAGCAGTATGTTTCCAAATTCGACGGCAGCAAGATCAAAAACGTAGGCCAGAAAAACCTGGACCTGGAGGCCACTCATTTCAAACGCAATTCACAGCCTTACTATATTCCGGTAGACCTGCAGGGGAATGCGCTGGTGAATAAAGGTTATGGGTACGATCCGAAAGAAGATGCGGAAGCATTTATCCAGTATCTGGAAAGTGCGAAGGCAGAATTTGCCCAAAGACAGAAATAA